In Archocentrus centrarchus isolate MPI-CPG fArcCen1 chromosome 16, fArcCen1, whole genome shotgun sequence, a single window of DNA contains:
- the eva1ba gene encoding eva-1 homolog Ba has protein sequence MDVKKKEMDLLSNSIAAYAHIKANPESFGLYFVLGVCFGLILTLCLLIIRISCKPRTNIAPSTPEKKHLKDINEEDEESDDDDDDEEVDDVEATVPLPSTEISVGNHTSQSDGTLSVNVFTSAEELERAQRLEERERIIREIWRNGQPDILGSGTGTIGRVHYY, from the exons ATGGATGTgaagaaaaaggaaatggaCCTCCTAAGTAACAGCATAGCTGCCTATGCACACATCAAAG CAAATCCAGAAAGCTTTGGCCTTTACTTTGTGCTTGGAGTGTGTTTTGGCTTGATACTCACACTCTGCCTACTCATTATTCGGATCTCCTGTAAGCCACGCACCAACATTGCCCCCTCCACTCCTGAGAAAAAACACTTGAAGGACATCAacgaggaggatgaggagagtgatgacgatgatgacgaTGAAGAAGTGGACGATGTAGAGGCAACCGTCCCGTTGCCCTCCACAGAAATCTCTGTTGGAAATCACACCAGCCAGTCAGACGGGACACTGAGCGTGAATGTGTTTACTTCAGCCGAGGAGCTGGAGCGCGCACAGCGACTGGAGGAGAGGGAACGCATCATCCGTGAGATCTGGAGAAATGGCCAGCCTGATATCCTGGGGTCAGGAACAGGAACTATTGGAAGAGTGCATTACTACTAA
- the sh3d21 gene encoding SH3 domain-containing protein 21, which translates to MEVLVLIDFESNSDDELTVREGDVVKNVTKASEEGWLQGELRGKKGIFPANFVKEVPVYLRGDSKREPRSIRTTKKKQTRQCEVVFAYSPTNEDELKLVVGETIDVIREIEDGWWMGLKNGKVGAFPSNFVKEIFVSLKDGKHNEVKTRPKLTDAVFNKEISQRASVRNKAKKPVECCKVMFDYKAKAEDELELKKGDVVVILSKETTDEGWWEGQLNGRCGFFPDNFVMVIPPIDGLQTGTISQPPTRANSKKLSVNTEAPAMEKGSPATAKAKDDKPEPKDLRTNLPTKVKLPPIIKPSPPPVKDKPNKVLPNKPNGDVAPVSLKPPEEKEADQFDGLDLLTEKLSHPTANRAKPPQRRPPTGLAIAAQSATDQTDAEPSPKKLQTETDADLQKTTKPDHRPKTPPKVLIDNKTVTFKEEPTVESLQAEIKELKMALELLEKRHERDMQEVKEELKEERNKRLALQEEVCSLKMK; encoded by the exons ATGG AAGTGCTGGTGCTGATCGACTTTGAGAGCAACTCGGATGACGAGCTCACTGTGAGAGAGGGGGATGTGGTCAAAAACGTCACCAAGGCCAGTGAGGAAGGATGGCTGCAGGGAGAGCTGAGAGGGAAAAAAGGCATCTTCCCTGCCAACTTTGTTAAG GAGGTCCCAGTCTATTTGAGAGGTGACAGCAAGAGGGAACCACGAAGCATTAGAACAA caaagAAGAAACAGACAAGACAATGTGAGGTAGTGTTTGCCTACAGTCCCACGAATGAAGATGAACTGAAGCTGGTTGTTGGTGAGACTATAGATGTCATTAGAGAG ATTGAAGATGGATGGTGGATGGGACTGAAAAATGGCAAAGTGGGGGCATTTCCATCAAACTTTGTCAAGGAAATTTTTGTATCTCTTAAAG ACGGAAAGCACAATGAGGTCAAGACAAGACCCAAACTCACTGATGCTGTGTTCAATAAGGAG ATATCTCAGAGAGCAAGTGTGAGGAACAAAGCAAAGAAAC CTGTGGAGTGTTGCAAAGTCATGTTTGACTACAAGGCCAAAGCAGAGGATGAGCTGGAACTGAAAAAAGGAGACGTTGTTGTGATACTGAGCAAG GAAACAACAGATGAAGGCTGGTGGGAGGGACAGCTAAACGGGCGCTGCGGCTTCTTTCCCGATAACTTTGTCATGGTGATTCCACCGATAGACGGCTTGCAA ACAGGGACCATAAGCCAACCACCTACACGCGCCAACAGCAAGAAGCTCTCAG TAAATACAGAGGCCCCAGCAATGGAGAAAGGCAGTCCAGCAACAGCAAAGGCAAAAG ATGATAAACCAGAGCCTAAAGACCTAAGAACAAACCTTCCAACCAAAGTCAAACTTCCACCCATCATCAAACCCAGTCCACCTCCAGTCAAAGATAAACCTAACAAGGTTTTACCAAA taaacCCAACGGTGATGTGGCTCCCGTTTCACTGAAACCACCGGAGGAGAAGGAGGCCGACCAGTTTGATGGATTGGATCTACTGACTGAAAAGCTGAGTCATCCAACAGCAAACAGAGCCAAACCTCCACAGAGGAGACCACCGACAGGACTGGCAATAGCAGCACAA AGCGCCACGGACCAGACAGATGCAGAACCATCACCAAAGAAGCTCCAAACTGAGACAGATGCTGATTTGCAAAAG ACCACAAAGCCTGATCATCGACCCAAGACACCACCCAAAGTACTCATAGACAACAAAACTGTGACCTTTAAAGAGGAGCCAACTGTGGAAAGCCTGCAGGCTGAGatcaaagagctgaaaatggCTCTGGAGCTACTTGAGAAACGACATGA GCGAGACATGCAGGAAGTGAAAGAAGAACTGAAggaggaaagaaacaaaagactGGCATTGCAG GAGGAAGTGTGCAGTTTGAAGATGAAATAA